A window of the Salvelinus alpinus chromosome 3, SLU_Salpinus.1, whole genome shotgun sequence genome harbors these coding sequences:
- the LOC139570616 gene encoding rho GTPase-activating protein 22-like — translation MGQDCCKLHKPQMVYTVGGSGKKDRSGLSESFLLMANSQRDMEEWVRAIRRAIWAPLGGGIFGQHLEETMLCESGCGSRNKTVVPLLVHQCVCFIHQHGLTEEGLFRMPGQTNHVRELQDAFDCGEKPLFDSNTDVHTVASLLKLYLRELPEPVVPFNKYTEFLSTAQLLTKDKEEGIFELGRQVRTLPQVNYNLLKYICRFLDEVQSHSSQNKMSVQNLATVFGPNILRPKMEDAQTMMEGSSQVQHLITILISEHSRLYQGEAETPREDQFDPPTPYPQAPSIHHCMEEWLSQQSPTNPIQPYPSLGQTPNTPSQEPLQPIPTSSGSSLDTDHTVSTTQGRKEGYSEGKSDGRTEGKMKRKSEGKNERKLSGGSGAAFGPSKQSKSLSSWRSSLKGGSGSIGVRGKIGGSAVDMSTVTGGNWGMNGLSPFHSHRRTALTGKRLKESSLSLTETHKDSLPDSYTGSSLSIKYSSHSQRSSLKDSSPLHIDSSNFSIDSSFPNIKPSISVKNSSHSNRLSTYDNVTITSCSLSLPDGSPSPWTSCEISLAESTGTDRTTLNSGLGSGKAVTGSSVDGFSSSALELCVSSAGCSKGDPGDDITGLRSGVNEGLFSLVTDLKEELRAQRFRYETQIRKLEESCSGLRLQSGRLEEDLNQEKKRFRMLEIQLGNSKRAKQDAETWNVLLQKEKKFWET, via the exons ATGGGGCAAGACTGTTGCAAGCTCCACAAACCCCAGATGGTCTACACTGTGG gAGGCAGTGGAAAGAAGGATCGTTCAGGTCTGAGCGAGTCTTTCCTGTTGATGGCTAACTctcagagagacatggaggagtgGGTCAGAGCCATACGAAGAGCTATATGGGCCCCGCTAGGAGgag GTATCTTCGGGCAGCATCTGGAAGAGACAATGCTGTGTGAGAGTGGGTGTGGCAGCAGAAACAAGACTGTGGTGCCTCTGCTGgtgcaccagtgtgtgtgttttatacacCAGCACGGCCTCACAGAGGAGGGGCTGTTTAGAATGCCTGGACAGACCAATCATGTACGAGAGCTGCAGGATGCCTTTGACTGCGGGGAGAAACCACTGTTTGACAG TAACACTGATGTCCACACGGTGGCATCCCTGCTGAAGCTTTACCTCAGAGAGCTGCCGGAGCCTGTGGTGCCTTTCAACAAATACACAGAGTTCCTCTCCACCGCTCAGCTACTGACCAAGGACaaggaggag GGGATCTTTGAGCTGGGCAGGCAGGTGAGGACTCTTCCTCAGGTCAACTACAACCTCCTGAAATACATCTGCAG ATTCCTAGATGAGGTCCAGTCTCACTCCAGTCAGAACAAGATGAGTGTTCAGAACCTGGCCACTGTGTTCGGACCCAACATCCTCCGACCCAAGATGGAGGATGCACAAACCATGATGGAGG GTAGTTCCCAGGTGCAGCACCTGATAACCATATTGATCAGTGAACACTCTCGTCTGTACCAGGGAGAGGCAGAGACTCCCAGGGAGGACCAATTTGACCCTCCAACTCCCTATCCCCAGGCCCCCTCAATTCACCACTGCATGGAGGAGTGGCTctcacagcagagccccaccaaCCCCATCCAGCCCTATCCCTCCCTGGGACAGACCCCTAACACCCCAAGTCAGGAACCACTTCAACCCATCCCAACCTCCAGTGGCTCCTCTCTCGatactgaccacactgtatcaaCCACCCAGGGAAGAAAAGAGGGGTATTCTGAGGGAAAGAGTGACGGCAGAACAGAAGGAAAGATGAAGAGAAAGAGTGAAGGAAAGAACGAAAGAAAGCTTTCGGGTGGTAGTGGTGCAGCCTTCGGTCCCAGTAAACAGTCCAAAAGCCTGTCTTCATGGAGGTCCTCCTTGAAGGGCGGGTCTGGGTCAATAGGGGTGAGGGGGAAGATAGGAGGGTCAGCGGTTGACATGTCGACTGTCACCGGGGGCAACTGGGGGATGAACGGCTTGTCACCCTTCCACAGTCACCGACGGACCGCTTTGACCGGCAAACGACTCAAAGAGTCCTCGCTTTCCCTGACAGAGACACATAAAGACTCTCTGCCAGACTCCTATACTGGGTCCTCTTTGTCGATAAAATACTCTTCACACTCCCAAAGAAGTTCGCTAAAAGACTCATCTCCTTTACATATAGACTCTTCCAATTTTAGTATAGACTCCTCTTTTCCCAATATAAAGCCCTCCATCTCTGTCAAAAACTCCTCCCATTCCAACAGGCTCTCGACCTATGACAACGTTACCATCACTTCCTGCAGTCTGAGCTTGCCCGATGGAAGCCCCTCCCCCTGGACCTCCTGTGAAATCTCATTGGCTGAATCTACAGGAACTGATCGCACCACACTGAactctgggttagggtctggcAAGGCTGTGACGGGGTCCTCGGTGGATGGGTTCAGTAGCTCTGCTCTGGAGCTGTGTGTGAGCAGTGCTGGCTGCAGCAAGGGTGACCCTGGAGATGACATCACAGGTCTGAGGTCAGGGGTCAATGAGGGTCTGTTTAGCCTGGTGACAGATCTGAAGGAGGAGCTGAGGGCGCAGAGGTTCAGATATGAGACACAAATACGCAA atTGGAGGAGTCATGTTCAGGTCTTCGTCTCCAGTCTGGTCGTTTAGAAGAGGATCTTAACCAGGAGAAGAAGAGGTTTCGCATGCTGGAGATCCAACTGGGGAACTCTAAACGTGCAAAGCAGGATGCAGAGACTTGGAATGTTCTTCTGCAGAAAGAGAAAAAGTTCTGGGAGACCTGA